The proteins below come from a single Parageobacillus toebii NBRC 107807 genomic window:
- a CDS encoding IscS subfamily cysteine desulfurase, which yields MIYLDYAATTPMSKEALNAYVEAADAYFGNASSLHDIGSNAERLLTICRKELATLIGGEERGIYFTSGGTESNILAIRSLINAHRHRGNHLITTEIEHASLYHLFQQLEKEGFEVTYLPVNRFGQIDIGDLKRAITPKTILASIQHANSEIGTIQPIAEIGRLLRRHGVIFHSDCVQTFGKIRIDVKKMFIDSLSISAHKIYGPKGVGAVYIDPRINWQPCFPNATHEYGFRPGTVNVPGIASFITAAQHICENIDAEQTRFEQLRRYLLALIREKGLPVTAEGHPNVRLPHIIGLCVHGIEGQYVMLECNRDNIAISTGSACQIGKQAPSRTMLAVGKSVEEAKQFIRVSFGKWTTEKDIDQLVSSLERISQHRKEFE from the coding sequence ATGATTTATCTTGACTATGCCGCTACAACACCGATGAGCAAAGAAGCGCTAAATGCCTATGTAGAAGCAGCTGACGCTTACTTTGGAAATGCAAGCAGTTTACACGATATCGGAAGCAATGCCGAACGACTGTTAACTATTTGCCGAAAAGAACTTGCCACGCTTATTGGCGGCGAGGAACGGGGTATTTATTTTACAAGCGGGGGAACAGAATCCAATATTCTTGCTATTCGTTCGCTTATTAACGCGCATCGCCACCGCGGAAATCATCTCATAACAACCGAGATTGAACACGCTTCCCTTTATCATCTATTCCAACAATTAGAAAAAGAAGGATTTGAGGTCACTTATTTACCGGTTAACCGTTTTGGACAAATTGATATCGGCGATTTAAAACGGGCGATTACACCAAAAACGATTCTCGCCTCCATTCAACACGCTAATTCAGAAATCGGAACAATACAGCCAATTGCCGAAATTGGACGGCTGCTTCGGCGTCATGGGGTAATCTTTCATAGCGATTGTGTCCAAACTTTTGGTAAAATACGAATTGATGTGAAAAAGATGTTTATCGACAGCCTTTCGATTTCTGCCCATAAAATTTATGGACCAAAAGGGGTCGGTGCGGTATATATTGACCCGCGCATCAACTGGCAGCCATGCTTTCCTAACGCCACCCATGAATACGGATTTCGCCCGGGAACAGTCAATGTGCCTGGAATCGCTTCTTTTATCACCGCGGCACAGCACATTTGCGAAAATATAGATGCCGAACAAACTCGTTTCGAGCAGCTGCGCCGTTACTTGCTGGCGCTTATTCGTGAAAAAGGCTTGCCTGTTACGGCAGAGGGGCATCCTAACGTTCGCCTGCCACATATTATCGGGCTTTGCGTTCATGGAATTGAAGGGCAATATGTCATGTTGGAATGCAACCGTGATAACATCGCCATTTCCACTGGAAGTGCGTGTCAAATTGGAAAACAAGCTCCTTCGCGGACGATGTTGGCAGTTGGAAAATCTGTAGAGGAAGCAAAACAGTTTATACGTGTTTCATTCGGGAAATGGACGACGGAAAAAGACATTGACCAACTTGTGTCTTCCCTTGAGCGAATCAGTCAGCACAGAAAGGAGTTTGAATAA
- a CDS encoding transcription repressor NadR, whose product MKEEKKILGEKRRQLILQWLKESKRPITGAELAAKTNVSRQVIVQDISLLKARNEPIIATSQGYLYLPPNIPAQTYTRTIACFHTPEQTKEELYILVDHGVTVKDVKIEHPVYGDLTASVMVSNRLEVDQFIQKIEETKASYLLQLTDGTHLHTIEADSTAKLDAACHALQKAGFLIES is encoded by the coding sequence TTGAAAGAAGAGAAAAAAATTCTCGGGGAAAAGCGGCGCCAGCTCATTTTGCAGTGGCTAAAAGAAAGCAAAAGGCCGATCACCGGCGCCGAGCTCGCCGCAAAAACAAACGTCAGCCGCCAAGTAATCGTGCAAGATATTTCACTATTAAAAGCGCGCAATGAACCGATTATCGCCACGAGCCAAGGATATTTATACTTGCCGCCAAACATTCCGGCACAAACATATACGCGCACCATCGCGTGCTTTCATACGCCTGAACAAACAAAAGAAGAATTATATATTCTCGTTGACCACGGCGTCACTGTCAAAGATGTGAAAATCGAGCATCCCGTATATGGGGATTTAACCGCTTCCGTGATGGTCAGCAATCGGCTGGAAGTCGATCAATTCATTCAAAAAATTGAAGAAACGAAGGCATCGTATTTGCTGCAGCTGACAGATGGCACTCATCTTCATACGATTGAAGCGGATTCGACCGCCAAGCTCGACGCTGCCTGTCATGCTCTCCAAAAAGCCGGGTTTCTCATTGAGTCGTAG
- a CDS encoding NUDIX hydrolase: MGYIEELRALIGHRPVILVGALAIIKNEKNEVLLQKCRQPKGCWGLPGGLMELGESAEETARREVWEETGLTIGSCRLLDVLSGPDTYVKVPNGDEFYAVTIVYETNEFSGEIRANPEESLDVRFFPINELPEQMIQSHCCVIEKHIKPSPPL, translated from the coding sequence ATGGGTTACATTGAAGAACTGCGCGCCCTTATCGGCCATCGCCCCGTCATTTTAGTTGGCGCACTGGCGATCATCAAAAATGAAAAAAACGAAGTATTGCTGCAAAAGTGCAGACAACCTAAAGGATGTTGGGGGCTCCCAGGCGGATTAATGGAGCTTGGGGAATCGGCCGAGGAAACAGCAAGACGGGAAGTATGGGAAGAAACAGGACTCACCATCGGAAGCTGCCGGCTCCTCGATGTCCTTTCCGGACCAGACACGTACGTGAAAGTTCCTAATGGAGATGAATTTTATGCCGTTACAATCGTGTATGAAACGAATGAATTTTCCGGAGAAATCCGCGCAAATCCTGAGGAATCATTAGATGTGAGGTTTTTTCCAATTAACGAGCTTCCAGAACAAATGATCCAAAGCCATTGCTGCGTCATAGAGAAACATATAAAGCCATCCCCGCCGCTATAG
- the pheA gene encoding prephenate dehydratase, with protein sequence MKIGYLGPKATFTDLAVTTMFPRAEKIPYHTIPECIDAVSNEEIDAGVVPLENALEGSVNLTLDYLIHEQLLPIVGEIIAPIQQHLMVHPYHAHHWTEVKEIYSHSHAIAQCHKFLHANLKKAKHVYMTSTSAAAKFVSERPHLPIAAIANRLAAEEYGLTIVQENIHDYDYNHTRFIIVRKQNEPLKIDSPLYAGDKTTLMVMLPKDQPGALHQVLSAFAWRKLNLTKIESRPAKTGLGNYFFIIDIDQKMDEVLIPGAIAELEALDCTVQVLGSYPYYII encoded by the coding sequence ATGAAAATTGGTTATTTAGGGCCAAAAGCAACATTTACCGATTTAGCGGTAACAACGATGTTTCCTCGCGCAGAAAAAATTCCATACCATACCATTCCAGAATGCATTGATGCGGTAAGCAATGAAGAGATTGATGCTGGGGTAGTACCGCTTGAAAATGCGTTAGAAGGCTCGGTTAATTTAACGCTCGATTATTTAATTCATGAACAATTGCTTCCAATCGTTGGGGAAATTATCGCACCCATTCAACAGCATTTAATGGTCCACCCATACCATGCGCATCATTGGACGGAAGTGAAAGAAATTTATTCCCACTCACATGCGATTGCGCAATGTCACAAATTTTTGCACGCTAATTTAAAAAAAGCAAAGCACGTATATATGACATCGACAAGTGCAGCTGCGAAATTCGTCAGCGAACGTCCGCACCTTCCGATTGCGGCGATTGCCAACCGGCTGGCGGCCGAAGAATATGGGCTTACGATCGTGCAAGAAAATATTCACGATTATGATTATAATCATACCCGTTTTATTATCGTCCGCAAGCAAAACGAACCGCTGAAAATCGATTCGCCGCTGTATGCTGGGGATAAAACGACATTGATGGTGATGCTTCCGAAAGATCAGCCCGGCGCTCTTCACCAAGTGCTTTCCGCGTTTGCGTGGCGCAAATTAAACTTGACGAAAATCGAATCCCGCCCTGCGAAAACGGGATTAGGAAACTACTTTTTTATCATCGATATTGACCAAAAGATGGATGAAGTGTTAATTCCAGGTGCGATCGCTGAGCTTGAAGCGCTCGATTGCACCGTGCAAGTATTAGGGAGTTATCCGTATTATATTATATAA
- a CDS encoding ACT domain-containing protein, protein MDKKFYLVREDVLPEAMRKVLLAKELLERKKVDSVAEAVRLVDVSRSIFYKYRDAVFPFQAVVKESIVTLFFHLEDRSGTLSQLLSVVAAAGCNVLTIHQTIPLQGRANVTLSISTNEMKEDIEELLAKLRRLEFIEKVEIVGSGAY, encoded by the coding sequence ATGGATAAAAAATTTTACTTAGTTCGTGAAGACGTATTGCCAGAAGCGATGCGAAAAGTGCTTTTAGCAAAAGAATTGCTAGAGCGAAAAAAAGTTGATTCTGTCGCGGAAGCAGTGCGGTTAGTGGATGTCAGCCGGAGCATATTTTATAAGTATCGTGACGCGGTATTTCCGTTTCAAGCGGTAGTGAAAGAAAGTATTGTTACATTATTTTTTCATTTAGAAGACCGCTCCGGCACCCTTTCCCAACTGCTTAGCGTTGTTGCGGCAGCAGGCTGCAACGTGCTGACGATTCATCAGACGATTCCGCTTCAAGGTCGTGCAAATGTTACTCTATCTATTAGCACAAACGAGATGAAAGAAGATATTGAGGAGCTGCTTGCGAAGTTGCGGCGGCTTGAATTTATCGAAAAAGTTGAAATTGTTGGCTCGGGAGCGTATTAA
- the obgE gene encoding GTPase ObgE — protein MFVDQVKIYVKGGDGGNGMVAFRREKYVPKGGPAGGDGGKGGDVVFVVDEGLRTLMDFRYQRHFKAPRGENGMSKNQHGKNGEDLIVKVPPGTVVIDADTNQVLADLTENGQRFVVAKGGRGGRGNTRFATPANPAPEIAENGEPGEERNVILELKLLADVGLVGFPSVGKSTLLSVVSAAKPKIAEYHFTTLVPNLGVVETDDGRSFVMADLPGLIEGAHQGVGLGHQFLRHIERTRVIVHVIDMAATEGRDPYEDYLVINEELKQYNLRLTERPQIIAANKMDMPNAEENLQKFREKIGDDVPIFPISAVTKQGVRELLFAIADLLETTPEFPLHEVEEPAVQRVVYKYEKEEPPFTITRGSDGAFILSGEKVEKLFKMTDFSREESVRRFARQLRAMGVDDALRERGAKDGDIVRLLDYEFEFVD, from the coding sequence ATGTTTGTCGACCAAGTGAAAATTTACGTAAAAGGCGGCGACGGCGGCAACGGAATGGTTGCGTTTCGCCGTGAAAAATATGTTCCCAAAGGCGGACCTGCCGGCGGTGATGGCGGAAAAGGCGGAGACGTTGTCTTCGTCGTTGACGAAGGATTAAGGACGCTCATGGATTTTCGTTATCAGCGTCATTTTAAGGCGCCAAGAGGCGAAAATGGCATGTCGAAAAATCAGCACGGAAAAAACGGTGAAGATTTGATCGTCAAAGTACCGCCGGGGACGGTTGTCATCGATGCGGACACCAATCAAGTATTAGCGGATTTAACGGAAAACGGTCAACGATTTGTCGTCGCAAAAGGCGGACGCGGCGGACGAGGAAATACACGTTTTGCCACGCCGGCAAACCCTGCACCGGAAATCGCGGAAAACGGGGAGCCGGGAGAAGAACGCAATGTCATTCTCGAATTAAAACTGCTCGCTGATGTCGGCTTAGTCGGTTTTCCGAGTGTTGGAAAATCAACGCTTCTGTCCGTCGTTTCTGCGGCGAAGCCAAAAATTGCCGAATATCATTTCACTACGCTCGTTCCTAATTTAGGCGTGGTCGAAACGGATGATGGCAGAAGCTTTGTCATGGCCGATTTGCCTGGGCTGATTGAAGGCGCCCATCAAGGCGTCGGATTAGGCCATCAATTTTTGCGCCATATCGAACGGACGCGCGTCATCGTCCATGTCATTGATATGGCGGCGACAGAAGGGCGGGATCCGTACGAAGATTACCTAGTGATCAATGAGGAGTTAAAACAATACAATTTGCGGTTAACGGAACGCCCGCAAATTATCGCTGCCAATAAAATGGATATGCCGAATGCCGAAGAAAACTTGCAAAAGTTTAGAGAAAAAATCGGGGACGATGTGCCGATCTTTCCGATTTCCGCGGTGACTAAACAAGGGGTGCGCGAACTGCTATTTGCAATCGCCGACCTTTTAGAAACGACGCCGGAATTCCCGCTTCACGAAGTGGAAGAGCCAGCGGTTCAGCGCGTCGTCTACAAGTATGAAAAAGAGGAGCCGCCATTTACGATTACAAGAGGCAGTGATGGAGCGTTTATTCTATCTGGAGAAAAAGTCGAAAAGTTATTTAAAATGACTGATTTTTCAAGAGAGGAATCCGTTCGCCGTTTCGCCCGACAGTTGCGGGCAATGGGGGTCGATGATGCGCTGCGTGAGCGCGGTGCGAAAGATGGAGACATTGTAAGGCTTTTGGATTATGAATTTGAGTTTGTTGATTAA
- a CDS encoding sporulation initiation phosphotransferase B: MEKQWRIVDVLRHSRHDWLNKIQLIKGNLTLNKIERVYEIIDEIIGEMQQETKLTNLKAVQFAEWMMTYNWQTRLISLEYEVLGDECDLSSYDEDLTTWSSNFLNLMEQQADTHDENHMSISIEVLSEEVKLFFDYSGTIKDKDIIVQWLREHRQQAAIHLESFDIHNNEMTVLIKIIL, encoded by the coding sequence ATGGAAAAGCAATGGAGAATAGTGGATGTATTGCGTCATTCCCGCCACGACTGGCTGAATAAAATTCAGCTTATTAAAGGGAATTTGACGCTAAATAAAATAGAGCGAGTTTACGAAATTATTGATGAAATTATTGGCGAGATGCAGCAGGAAACGAAGCTTACCAATTTAAAAGCGGTACAATTTGCGGAATGGATGATGACTTATAATTGGCAAACACGGCTTATTTCATTAGAATATGAAGTGCTTGGGGATGAATGTGATTTATCCTCTTATGACGAAGATTTAACAACATGGAGCAGCAATTTTTTGAATTTAATGGAACAACAAGCGGATACGCATGACGAAAATCATATGAGCATTTCCATTGAAGTGTTAAGCGAGGAAGTAAAGTTGTTTTTTGATTACAGCGGAACGATAAAAGATAAGGATATCATTGTTCAATGGCTTCGTGAGCATCGACAGCAAGCGGCGATCCATCTCGAATCTTTTGATATACATAATAATGAGATGACCGTACTTATAAAAATTATCCTTTGA
- the rpmA gene encoding 50S ribosomal protein L27, with translation MLRLDLQFFASKKGVGSTKNGRDSIAKRLGAKRADGQFVTGGSILYRQRGTKIHPGLNVGRGGDDTLYAKIDGIVRFERLGRDRKRVSVYPVSKEA, from the coding sequence ATGCTAAGACTAGATCTCCAATTTTTCGCATCGAAAAAAGGGGTAGGTTCGACAAAAAACGGACGTGACTCCATCGCGAAACGCCTTGGCGCAAAACGCGCTGACGGCCAATTCGTCACTGGCGGTTCGATTCTTTACCGTCAACGCGGTACGAAAATCCATCCAGGATTGAACGTTGGCCGCGGCGGCGATGATACGCTTTATGCGAAAATTGACGGCATCGTTCGTTTCGAACGTCTCGGCCGTGACCGCAAAAGAGTAAGCGTATATCCTGTTAGCAAAGAAGCATAA
- a CDS encoding ribosomal-processing cysteine protease Prp produces MIKVEIERTKEGKIRAFTIKGHANFANHGQDIVCAGASAVSFGAVNSIIALTNVQPHITQGENGGYLRCELPVIENEATAEKVQLLLEAMLVSLQTIERDYGEYIRVIQR; encoded by the coding sequence ATGATTAAAGTAGAAATTGAGCGCACAAAGGAAGGCAAAATTCGCGCATTTACGATAAAAGGACATGCGAATTTTGCAAACCATGGGCAAGATATCGTTTGTGCTGGAGCATCTGCAGTGTCGTTTGGCGCGGTCAATTCGATCATCGCGTTAACGAACGTTCAACCGCATATTACACAAGGAGAAAATGGCGGCTATCTCCGCTGCGAGCTTCCTGTTATTGAAAATGAAGCAACGGCAGAGAAAGTTCAGCTCCTCCTTGAAGCGATGCTCGTTTCTTTACAAACGATAGAACGTGATTACGGAGAATATATTCGCGTTATTCAACGATAG
- the rplU gene encoding 50S ribosomal protein L21, with product MYAIIETGGKQIKVEEGQEIYIEKIDAQEGETVTFDKVLFVGGETVKIGNPTVEGATVTAKVQKHGRQKKIIVFKYKAKKNYRRKQGHRQPYTKVVIEKINA from the coding sequence ATGTACGCAATTATCGAAACTGGCGGTAAACAAATTAAAGTAGAAGAAGGACAAGAAATCTACATCGAAAAAATCGACGCCCAAGAAGGCGAAACGGTAACGTTTGACAAAGTATTATTCGTAGGCGGCGAAACAGTAAAAATCGGCAACCCTACAGTAGAAGGGGCAACGGTAACGGCGAAAGTACAAAAACACGGCCGTCAAAAGAAAATTATCGTTTTCAAATATAAGGCGAAAAAGAACTATCGTCGCAAACAAGGCCACCGTCAGCCTTACACAAAAGTAGTAATTGAAAAAATTAATGCATAA
- a CDS encoding M50 family metallopeptidase, which yields MSKYVALFTKIHIHPLLWLFGGIAVITAHFKQLFLLFLIVLIHELGHAVAAAFFSWRIKQILLLPFGGVAEVEEHGNRPFHEELIVTLAGPVQHLWLMGIAFFLWKAGVMTDEGWSLFAHYNVALLFINLLPIWPLDGGKLLFLALTRYFPFSEAHKKMIILSFVALMLFFSSVLLLQPQQFDLWIMMIFLFISLWKEWRHRHYVMMRFLLERYYGKRGSYAKLRTIHVSEEETIIQVLQNFYRGQKHSIVVTKRNHERVTLDENELLHVFFSEKQSNEKLGNLVYI from the coding sequence TTGAGTAAGTATGTCGCATTGTTTACAAAAATTCATATACATCCGCTATTATGGCTGTTTGGTGGTATTGCGGTGATCACCGCGCATTTTAAGCAATTGTTTCTTTTATTTCTTATCGTGTTGATTCATGAGCTTGGACACGCTGTTGCTGCTGCTTTTTTTTCATGGCGCATCAAACAAATTTTACTGCTTCCGTTTGGGGGGGTAGCCGAAGTAGAGGAACACGGAAATCGTCCGTTTCATGAAGAACTTATTGTAACGCTAGCTGGACCAGTGCAACACCTTTGGCTGATGGGTATTGCGTTTTTTTTATGGAAAGCGGGTGTTATGACGGACGAAGGATGGAGTTTATTTGCTCATTACAATGTCGCGCTTCTTTTTATTAATCTACTGCCTATTTGGCCGTTGGATGGGGGAAAGCTGCTATTCCTTGCATTGACCCGCTACTTTCCTTTTAGTGAAGCGCATAAAAAAATGATCATTCTGTCATTTGTAGCACTTATGTTGTTTTTCAGCAGTGTTCTATTGTTGCAGCCGCAGCAATTTGATTTGTGGATCATGATGATATTTCTCTTTATTTCGTTATGGAAAGAGTGGAGACATCGCCATTATGTGATGATGCGGTTTTTACTCGAGCGCTATTACGGAAAACGAGGAAGCTATGCGAAATTACGGACTATTCATGTTTCTGAGGAAGAGACGATTATTCAAGTGCTGCAAAACTTTTACCGTGGCCAGAAACATTCTATTGTTGTTACAAAGCGCAATCATGAGCGAGTAACATTAGATGAAAATGAGTTGCTTCATGTATTTTTTTCTGAAAAACAATCAAACGAGAAACTGGGAAATCTTGTTTATATATGA
- a CDS encoding M23 family metallopeptidase, translating into MNRRAQEIRKRIEKRRKERQHFGTSHQELWAITDEERYGQPVVTYDRYPFDEEKHPIFNKETFILKMLLSACLVLVTAILFKNPSDSLEPARQFVKNTMEKEFQFAAVSKWYEKQFGEPLALIPTEKQTKTMPKQYAVPASGRVLESFKKNGQGVMVETASNAKVEAVNEGIVIFAGTKEKLGKTVIIQHADGSESWYGNLGTIAVKLYDFVETGKEVGTAMTNSHDQTKAVFYFAIKQGDHFIDPIQVISFE; encoded by the coding sequence ATGAATCGACGCGCTCAAGAAATCCGTAAGCGAATTGAAAAACGGAGAAAAGAAAGGCAGCATTTTGGGACATCACATCAGGAATTGTGGGCGATCACAGATGAAGAACGATACGGTCAGCCAGTAGTGACGTATGATCGCTATCCATTTGATGAAGAGAAACATCCAATCTTTAACAAAGAAACATTTATTTTGAAAATGCTTCTTTCCGCCTGTCTTGTTTTAGTAACAGCCATTTTATTTAAAAATCCATCTGATTCGTTAGAACCAGCCCGTCAGTTTGTGAAAAATACGATGGAGAAAGAATTTCAATTTGCTGCCGTTTCAAAATGGTATGAAAAGCAGTTCGGCGAGCCGCTTGCGCTAATTCCTACAGAAAAACAAACAAAAACAATGCCAAAACAATATGCCGTTCCTGCATCAGGACGAGTTCTGGAAAGTTTTAAGAAAAACGGTCAAGGGGTTATGGTAGAGACAGCTAGCAATGCGAAAGTGGAAGCGGTGAATGAAGGAATCGTTATATTTGCTGGCACCAAGGAGAAGCTTGGGAAAACCGTAATCATTCAACATGCAGATGGAAGCGAGTCATGGTATGGCAACTTAGGTACGATTGCCGTAAAACTGTACGATTTTGTAGAAACGGGCAAGGAAGTCGGAACAGCGATGACGAACAGCCATGATCAAACAAAGGCGGTATTTTATTTTGCCATTAAACAAGGAGATCATTTTATTGATCCGATTCAGGTGATTTCCTTTGAGTAA
- the minD gene encoding septum site-determining protein MinD, with protein sequence MGEAIVITSGKGGVGKTTTTANVGTALAILGKRVCLVDTDIGLRNLDVVMGLENRIIYDLVDVVEGRCTVQKALVKDKRFDDHLYLLPAAQTSDKSAVTPEQMKQLVDELKQDYDYVLIDCPAGIERGYRNAVAGADEAIVVTTPEVSAVRDADRIIGLLENEEHIKPPRLIINRIRSHMVKNGDMLDVDEIVMHLSIDLLGIIADDENVIKASNKGEPIVLDPNSKASIAYRNIARRILGESIPLQPLEDEQKGIFSKIKKLFGVR encoded by the coding sequence GTGGGAGAAGCTATCGTCATTACATCAGGCAAGGGTGGCGTCGGAAAAACGACAACAACTGCAAACGTTGGAACAGCGCTGGCCATACTTGGAAAGCGAGTTTGTCTTGTGGATACAGATATCGGGTTGCGTAACCTCGATGTTGTAATGGGGTTAGAAAACCGCATTATTTATGACCTGGTTGACGTTGTGGAAGGCCGTTGCACCGTGCAAAAAGCGTTAGTAAAAGATAAACGATTTGATGATCATCTCTATTTATTGCCTGCCGCGCAAACAAGCGATAAATCCGCGGTCACTCCAGAGCAGATGAAACAGTTGGTGGATGAGTTAAAGCAAGACTATGATTATGTGTTAATCGATTGCCCGGCAGGTATTGAGCGAGGTTATAGAAATGCCGTGGCGGGAGCGGATGAAGCAATTGTTGTAACAACGCCGGAAGTATCGGCAGTGCGTGATGCTGACCGGATTATTGGTTTACTAGAAAACGAGGAACATATAAAGCCACCAAGGCTTATCATTAACCGCATTCGCAGCCATATGGTAAAAAACGGAGACATGCTTGATGTCGATGAAATCGTCATGCACTTATCCATTGATTTATTAGGAATTATTGCCGATGATGAAAACGTCATCAAAGCTTCCAATAAAGGGGAGCCAATCGTTCTTGATCCGAACAGCAAAGCATCGATTGCGTATCGCAATATTGCGCGAAGAATTCTCGGAGAGTCCATCCCGCTGCAGCCGCTGGAAGATGAGCAAAAAGGAATTTTCTCGAAAATTAAAAAATTATTTGGCGTACGTTAA
- the minC gene encoding septum site-determining protein MinC produces MFFVELFVEVNVVTKPKQYITIKGTKDGLTLHLDDTCSYDDLLKELEEKLTVSEKAESDGPLVSVHLKVGNRYLTPEQEEELRTLIRRKKNLVVESIESNVITKKEALEWKRKTEIVSVSKIVRSGQVLHVEGDLLLIGDVNPGGTVIAGGNIFILGALRGIAHAGYYGNKEAVIAASIMKPTQLRISDVMNRAPDYKTDERNEMECAYIDDHNQIVVDRLQLLMHLRPNLTRLEGRV; encoded by the coding sequence ATGTTTTTTGTAGAATTATTCGTTGAGGTGAACGTTGTGACGAAACCAAAACAATATATAACGATTAAAGGGACGAAAGATGGACTAACGTTGCATCTCGATGACACGTGTTCCTATGATGATCTATTAAAAGAACTGGAAGAAAAACTAACGGTAAGCGAAAAGGCAGAATCGGACGGTCCGCTCGTTTCTGTTCATCTCAAAGTTGGAAATCGTTATTTAACTCCGGAACAAGAAGAAGAATTGCGCACATTAATTCGCCGCAAAAAAAATTTGGTCGTCGAATCGATTGAAAGCAATGTGATAACGAAGAAAGAAGCGCTAGAGTGGAAACGGAAAACGGAAATTGTGTCAGTTTCAAAAATTGTTCGTTCGGGTCAAGTGTTGCACGTAGAAGGAGATCTTTTATTAATTGGCGACGTCAATCCAGGAGGAACCGTTATTGCTGGCGGAAATATTTTTATTCTCGGAGCATTGCGGGGAATTGCTCATGCCGGATATTACGGAAATAAAGAAGCGGTCATCGCCGCATCCATTATGAAGCCAACACAACTGCGAATCAGCGATGTGATGAATCGGGCGCCCGATTACAAAACGGATGAGCGGAATGAAATGGAATGCGCATATATCGATGATCATAATCAAATTGTTGTGGATCGCTTGCAGCTGCTTATGCATTTGAGGCCGAACTTGACGCGGTTAGAAGGGAGAGTGTAA
- the mreD gene encoding rod shape-determining protein MreD — MKKWALPFLAVLCFVSESIFVDLWPKNELYMHYFFVPRFFLVFLVFTTIYIGKTRAMVYGFIFGVLYDCVYTELLGVYAFAFTLIAYIVSKAMKVFYQHWLIACFLSLLSITILELYVYGIQLLIGRTDMPFEAFCSERLWPTLLLNAVFLILLSYPLKQWLVKIKRFEREE; from the coding sequence ATGAAAAAATGGGCGCTTCCTTTCCTTGCCGTTTTATGTTTTGTTAGTGAAAGCATTTTTGTTGATTTGTGGCCAAAGAACGAGCTGTATATGCATTATTTTTTTGTACCGCGCTTTTTTCTTGTTTTTCTTGTTTTTACCACTATTTATATAGGAAAAACGCGTGCGATGGTTTACGGGTTTATTTTTGGCGTGCTTTATGATTGTGTATATACGGAATTGCTTGGGGTTTATGCATTTGCATTTACTTTAATCGCTTACATAGTATCGAAAGCGATGAAAGTGTTTTATCAACATTGGTTAATCGCTTGTTTTCTTAGTCTTCTTTCTATCACCATTCTTGAATTATATGTATATGGAATTCAACTGCTCATTGGAAGAACCGATATGCCTTTTGAAGCATTTTGTTCTGAAAGATTATGGCCAACGTTGTTGTTAAATGCCGTGTTTCTTATTTTACTTTCATACCCATTGAAACAATGGTTAGTAAAAATCAAACGTTTTGAGCGGGAAGAGTAA